The genomic segment acagagagagcgagaaacagagacagacagaggacagagagagaccgagacatacagaggacagagagagaccgagacatacagaggacagagagagaccgagacatacagaggacagagagagaccgagacatacagaggacagagagagaccgagacagacagaggacagagagagacaacagagacagagagagaccggacagagcagagagagaccgagacatacagaggacagagagagagaccgagacatacagaggacagagagagagagacatacagaggacagagagagaccgagacagacacagacagagaccgagacatacagaggacagagagagaccgagacagacagaggacagagagagaccgagacatacagaggacagagagagaccgagacagacagaggacagagagagacagagacatacagaggacagagagagagaaacagagacagacagaggacagagagagaccgagacatacagaggacagagagagaccgagacatacagaggacagagagagacgagacatacagaggacagagacagagacatacagaggacagagagagaccgagacatacagaggacagagagagaccgagacatacagaggacagagagagaccgagacatacagaggacagagagacaccgagacatacagaggacagagagagaccgagacatacagaggacagagagagaccgagacatacagaggacagagagagaccgagacatacagaggacagagagagaccgagacagacagaggacagagagagaccgagacatacagaggacagagagagaccgagacagacagaggacagagagagaccgagacatacagagagacagagagagaccgagacagacagaggacagagagagaccgagacatacagaggacagagagagagagaaacagagagagagacagagagagagaccgagacatacagaggacagagagagaccgagacatacagaggacagagagagaccgagacatacagaggacagagagagaccgagacatacagaggacagagagagaccgagacagacagaggacagagagagaccgagacatacagaggacagagagagaccgagacatacagaggacagagagagacagacagaggacagagagagacatacagaggacagagagagacatacagaggacagagagagaccgagacatacagaggacagagagagacatacagaggacagagagagaccgagacatacagaggacagagagagaccgagacatacagaggacagagagagacagacagaggacagagagagacatacagaggacagagagagacatacagaggacagagagagaccgagacatacagaggacagagagagaccgagacagacagaggacagagagagagacagagacagagagagagagagagagacagagacagagagagacagagagacagagagagaccgagacatacagaggacagagagagaccgagacatacagagagacagagagagaccgagacagagagacagagagagaccgagacagacagaggacagagagagaccgagacagacagaggacagagagagagaccgagacagacagaggacagagagagaccgagacagacagaggacagagagagaccgagacagacagaggacagagagagacagagacagacagaggacagagagagaccgagacagaggacagagagacagagagagacagagacagacagaggacagagagagaccgagacatacagaggacagagagagaccgagacatacagagagacagagagagaccgagacatacagaggacagagagagaccggacatacagaggacagagagagaccgagacagacagaggacagagagagaccgagacatacagaggacagagagagacagacagaggacagagagagacatacagaggacagagagagacatacagaggacagagagagaccgagacatacagaggacagagagagatatacagaggacagagagagaccgagacatacagaggacagagagagagaaacagagatatacagaggacagagagagagagaaacagagatatacagaggacagagagagagagaaacagagacagacagaggacagagagagagagaaacagagacagacagaggacagagagagagagaaacagagacagacagaggacagagagagagagaaaagagacagacagaggacagagagagagagaaacagagacagacagaggacagagagagagagagaacagagacagacagagagacagagagagagagagacagagacagacagaggacagagagagagagagacagagacagagagacagagagagagagacagagatatacagaggacagagagagagagagaaacagagatatacagaggacagagagagagagagacagagacatacagaggacagagagagagagaaacagagacagacagaggacagagagagagagaaacagagacagacagaggacagagagagagagaaacagagacagacagaggacagagagagagagagacatagaggacagagagagagagaacagagacagacagaggacagagagagagacatacagaggacagagagagacagacagaggacagagagagacatacagaggacagagagagacatacagaggacagagagagatatacagaggacagagagagacagacagaggacagagagagacatacagaggacagagagagacatacagaggacagagagagagagacagagagagagagacacagagacagagagagagagagacagagacagacagagagacagagagagagagagagacagagacatacagaggacagagagagagagaaacagagacatacagaggacagagagagacatacagaggacagagagagatatacagagagacagagagagacagacagaggacagagagagagacagagacagagagagacagacatacagagacagagagagagagaacagagacagacagaggacagagagagagagagacagagacatacagaggacagagagagagagacagagacagacagaggacagagagagagagacagagacagagagagacagagagagagagacagagacagacagagagacagagagagacagacagagacagacagacagagacagagagagagagagacagagacagacagaggacagagagagagagacagagacagacagacagagacagagagagagagacagagagagacagaggacagagagagagaaaacagagacagaccgagacagagagagagagagacagagagagacagagacagagagagagagagacagacagaggacagagagagagagagacagagacagagagagagacagagacagagagagagagagacagagagagagacagagagagagagagacagagacagacagagagacagagagagagacagagacagagagagacagagacagagagagaaacagagacagacagagagacagagagagagagacagagacagacagaggacagagagagagagacagagagacagacagagagacagagacagagagagagagagacagagacagagagagagacagacagagagagacagagagagagagagacagagacagagacagagacagagagagacagagagagagagacagagagatacagagagacagagagagagaaacagagacagagacagagagagagagaaacagagacagacagaggacagagagagagagagacagagacagacagaggacagagagagagacagagagagacagagagagagagagagagagagagacagagagagagacagagagagagagagagagacagacagagagagacagagagagagacagagacagagagagagagacagagagagagagacagacagaggacagagagagacagagacagagagacagagagagacagacagagacagagagagacagagagacagagagagagagagacagagagagacagacagagagacagagagagacatacagaggacagagagagagacagagagagaacagagacagagagagacatacagaggacagagagagagacagagacagagagagagagacagacagagagagacagagacagagagagagacagagagagagagagagacagagagagacatacagaggacagagagagagatacagaggacagagagagagagacagaggacagagagagacatacagagagacacagagacagacagagagagagagagagagagagacagagacatacagaggacagagagagagagaaacagagacatacagaggacagagagagagagaaacagagacagaccgaggacagagagacagagacagagagagagacagagagagacagagagagacatacagaggacagaaagagacatacatacagaggacagagagagagagaaacagagacagacagaggacagagagagagagaaacagagacagacagaggacagagagagagagaaacagagacagacagaggacagagagagagagaaacagagacagaccgaggagagagagagagagacagagacagagagagacagagacagagagagagagagagacatacagagacagagagagagagagacagagacagagagagacagagagagagacagagagagagacagacagagacagagagagagacagacagagagacagagagagacagagacagagagagatagacagagacagagagagagacagacagagagagacagagagagagagagacagagacagagagagagagagagagagacagagacagagacagagagagacagagacagagacagagacagacagagagacagagagagagagagacagagacagagagagagacagagagagagacagagagagagacagagacagacagagagagagacagagagacagacagagagaaagacagagagacagagacagagacagacagagagacagagacagacagagagagacagagacagagagacagagagagacagagacagagagagagacagagagagacacagagagagagacagacagacagagagacagacagagagacagacagagagacagacagagagagagacagagacagagagacagagagagatacagagacagacagagagagagagacagaaacagagagggagagacagagagagagacagagacagagagacagagagagatacagaggacagagagagagagacagaggacagagagagagacagagagagagacagagagagagagacagagagagagacagagacagagagagagagacagagacagagagagagagacagagagagagagagagagacagagagacagagacagagagagagagacagagacagagagagacagagagagagacagagacagagagagacagagagagacagacagagagacagagacagagacagagagagacagacagagacagagagagagacagagagagagagagacatacagaggacagagagagatatacagaggacagagagagagagacagagagacagagagagacagacagaggacagagagagacatacagagacagagagagagagagacagagagagatatacagaggacagagagagagacagagacagagagagagagagagacagacagagagagacagagacagagagacagagacagagacagagagagatacagaggacagagagagacatacagaggacagagagagatatacagaggacagagagagatatacagaggacagagagagagagaaacagagacatacagaggacagagagagagagaaacagagacatacagaggacagagagagagacaaacagagacagacagaggacagagagagagagaaacagagacagacagaggacagagagagagagaaacagagacagacagagagagaaacagagacagacagaggacagagagagagagaaacagagacagacagaggacagagagagagaaacagagatatacagaggacagagagagagagagaaacagagatatacagaggacagagagagagagaaacagagatatacagaggacagagagagagagagacagagatatacagaggacagagagagagagagacagagatatacagaggacagagagagagagagacagagatatacagagacagagagagagagagacagagacatacagaggacagagagagagagagagagacagagagacagagacagagagacagagagagagacagacagagagagacagaggacagagagagagacagagacagagacagagagagagagagacatacagaggacagagagagatacagagagacagagagagagagacagagagagacagagagagatatacagagacagagagagagacagagagagagagagacagagagacagagagagagacagagacagagagagagagagacagagagagagagagagagagagagagacagagagacagagagagacagagagacagagagagatacagaggacagagagagatatacagaggacagagagagagagagacagagacagacagaggacagagagagatatacagagagacagagagagacatacagaggacagagagagatatacagaggacagagagagatacagagagacagagagagatatacagaggacagagagagatatacagaggacagagagagatacagaggacagagagagatacagagagacagagagagacagagagagagagagatacagaggacagagagagacatacagagacagagacatacagagagacagagagagacagagagacagagagagagagaaacagagacatacagaggacagagagagagagacagagagagagacagagagacagagagagacagagagacagagagagacagagagagagacagagagagacagaggacagagagagatatacagaggacagagagagacagacagagagacagagagagacagaggacagagagagatatacagaggacagagagagacatacagaggacagagagagagacagagagacagagagagacagaggacagagagagatatacagaggacagagagagacatacagaggacagagagagatatacagaggacagagagagagagaaacagagacatacagaggacagagagagagagaaacagagacagagagagacagaggacagagagagacatacagaggacagagagagacatacagaggacagagagagatatacagaggacagagagagatatacagaggacagagagagacatacagaggacagagagagacatacagaggacagagagagacagaggacagagagagatatacagaggacagagagagacatacagaggacagagagagacatacagaggacagagagagacatacagaggacagagagagagagaaacagagacagacagaggacagagagagaaagactgtcagtaaaaaataaaaactccCAATCAATTATTAGaaagtgtatacacacacacacacacctgaggtgctcctgtagtgtgtggatctctgtctccctcttctggGTGTTGAGGGCCAGTGCAGCGTTCTCCTTCTGACACTCCTCCAGCCTGCTGTTACAGCCCTGCACCTCATCCAGAGCAGACTgcacgtctacacacacacacacacacacacacacacacacacacacacacacacacacacacacacacacacacacacacttatataaaGAGATTATATCCATATTAGATAATACACAGACACCACAGAGATCCTTTAATCTCAGTGTAATATGGATGGGTTTAAGGCCCTGATCTTCATGTATTTCAGATAGAAAATAGAAAAGAAGTTGAGTACGTTTCCCCCTCATCTATTACCTTTACTGATGTGACTGCACTCCGCCTCACTCTGCTGCAGCTGGCTCTGTGTGTCCACCAGGGCTTGCCGTAGCTCAGTGTTGGCGAGCTGCAGCTCTTGCAGGCTTTTGTGAGCATCGTTGAGCTCCGACTGCAGAGCCGACACTAAGAGACAGAGGAGGTCAGACAGCCGACACTAAGAGGCAGAGGAGGTCAGACAGCCGACACTAAGAGGCAGAGGAGGTCAGACAGCCGACACTAAGAGGCAGAGGAGGTCAGACAGCCGACACTAAGAGACAGAGGAGGTCAGACAGCCGACACTAAGAGACAGAGGAGGTCAGACAGCCGACACTAAGAGACAGAGGAGGTCAGACAGCCGACACTAAGAGACAGAGGAGGTCAGACAGCCGACACTAAGAGACAGAGGAGGTCAGACAGCCGACACTAAGAGGCAGAGGAGGTCAGACAGCCGACACTAAGAGGCAGAGGAGGTCAGACAGCCGACACTAAGAGACAGAGGAGGTCAGACAGCCGACACTAAGAGACAGAGGAGGTCAGACAGCCGACACTAAGAGACAGAGGAGGTCAGACAGCCGACACTAAGAGGCAGAGGAGGTCAGACTGCCGACACTAAGAGGCAGAGGAGGTCAGACAGCCGACACTAAGAGACAGAGGAGGTCAGACAGCCGACACTAAGAGACAGAGGAGGTCAGACAGCCGACACTAAGAGGCAGAGGAGGTCAGACAGCCGACACTAAGAGACAGAGGAGGTCAGACAGCCGACACTAAGAGACAGAGGAGGTCAGACAGCCGACACTAAGAGACAGAGGAGGTCAGACAGCCGACACTAAGAGGCAGAGGAGGTCAGACAGCCGACACTAAGAGGCAGAGGAGGTCAGACAGCCGACACTAAGAGACAGAGGAGGTTAGATactcagagatacagacacacaatAATAAACTCTTACTGATAAACTGCCTGGACCTCGTTCTACTGTCTATCTTACCGTCTGTGTCACAGTGGACATCTCTGGCCTccctctctgctcgctctctctcctgcaacTGTTGGTTCACTATCCTCAGACGCCTGAACACACACACGTTAAAGTTATCAATCTTATGTAtgaagctcacacacacacacacacacacacacacacacacacacacacacacacacacacacacacacacacacacacacacacacacacacacacacacacacacacacacacacacacacacacacacacaaggacctgGGTGATGGTGCTGACCTGCGTAGCAGTGCGTTCTCACTGCGTAGAGGTTGCAGGACCAGAGCAATCTCAGCCTGGATGTTAGAGCTGCCCACCATGACAGGAAGTAGAGACACTGTCTGCTCCAGCTCACACACCAGACGCTCTGCTACACCGTctacagaggaggggggagagaagagagagagggaaaatggtttgaaggagagagtgaaagagtgagagagagagtggcggaGATTGAATTTGATTAACATTTGATTAAATAGTCATTTTGACTGATTGATGAGTTGACTGATTATTTTGacaggttggttgattgattaccTTGGCCAGCGAGCAGAGCCTTCAACTCTCCAAGGAGGTACTGAACAGTCATCACCTGACGAGCAGTTCCCTCTTGACTACAGCCCTTACAGCCCAGCGCCAGGGGCATGCgtgtgtaggagtgtgtgtggttGGGAGCCACACCTGGATGTGTGTGTTGTAAGTATGCCTGTACAGGCACTGGAtctttgtgtatgtgtgggtgtgtgtatgccagctgggtgtgtgtttgtatgttaaAGCTTGTCTGGGCGCTGGTGTCTCTCACTGgacactcctcttcctcctctccagcgTTACCCTCCATGTGGCCGCAAGCCTCCCTGGCTAAGGCCCCTCCATCCTGGGTAGAAACCAGCTGGCCCCCCCTGCCCAGGGATGGAGCATCTGGGGCAGACTGGGGTTGAGTGTTGGCAAGGGGGTGAGGTTGGGGGTGAGACTGGGGGTGAGGCTGAGAGTGAGAATGAATTTCAGAGAAGAGTACTGGTGGTCCCTgacgagagggagagcaggaaggAGAGATTGGATGTCCACTTTCTCCAGACACAGAGCTGTCAGAGGACAGGGGGGCAGACAGGTCTAGCCTCTCCACAGAGGGAGCACCGAGGTGCAGGCTACAGGACCTGGAGCTCCCCTGGGCAGCCGGACCTCCAACCCCAGAGACGAAGCCTCCTGGCTGGGcagcgaggagagagagcactGGGCCTGTGAGAGGGGCTGTGGCTAGAGAGGTAGCTACAGCTCCAGGAGAAGCTAACGGAGCTGTGGAGGTAGAGCCCCCCAGGTGGACTGATGCCAGCCCAATGATGGAGCCTCCAGGCTGGGCTAGAGGGACTGAGGGCCCTGTGTTGTTAGGGGGGAGTCTTTGGGGACTCGGGGTGGGGGTGGTCAGGCGACAGTTAAACCGAGCATCTGACGCCGGCTCTGACGTTCCGGCCGAACTCTGAATATCGTTCCTCATCCCAGGATACGACAGGGATGACAGGATCGTCTTTTGCACGGGAGCTGGAGCAGAGAGAGTTATCAATTTTTGCAcaccatgcacgcacgcacgcgcacatacacgcacaccacacaccacacacacacaggtcccacCTGTTTTTTTAGCATTCTGAGTGACAGGTCTCTTTGTCTGCTTCATCCTCTCTGTGTCTACCCTCTCCTTTCCCAGAGTGCACAGCGGTCGGGATTTGGCGGCTCGAGTCTTCCCTGCTCCCCTGACGGAGAAAGGCTTGGCCTCTATCACACAATGCAAACACTTTGGTTAATAACTTCAACTAGAAATGTAAAGGTTCTGTAGAAACAGAGTAAATAGTTGACTGGTACCTGCCGTCTCTGCCTGGAGAATGACATTGAGCAGCGCAGCACACTGTTCCAGACCCTTGTGAATGGTTGTCACCTTAGAGAGAACATAGATGCAAACCAACTTACCATATAATCACTGTTAGGTGATTATAACTCTTATTAATATGTTACACAAATAGGCTTGTTATTAACTTGTTATAGGCTTGTTATTAACTTGTTATAGGCTTGTTATAGGCTTGTTATAGGCTTGTTATTAACTTGTTATAGGCTTGTTATAGGCTTgttattacagtttttctccattggtttggctcatttcttgaaacagaaaTTACATTCTCAAAACTACATGGACAAACCTCCAAACCACTTGGCAATTGTTCACAACAGAATTGAATTTCTCATTCATTTCATCAAATTGCAAATGTCTAAGTACATGTCTCAATGTCTCAGTACATCTTTGCAAATGATTAAGTACATGTAGCCTATATTTAGCACAATTTCCAAGTGAATAGATCTTATCGACCTAAACTGATTGTTGATTCTCAGTCTAATGGTTTTTCGCTCCAAAACGTGCCAGCGTCATTTCATTGTATAAGTCATCACATGCACAATAGTCTGTTCAATTGTCAAAATTAGTCAAGAACATAATACCATGAATACCATATATGAATCCCTTGGAACatttgatacatttattacagcaATTGA from the Salmo salar chromosome ssa17, Ssal_v3.1, whole genome shotgun sequence genome contains:
- the LOC106575759 gene encoding uncharacterized protein isoform X1, with protein sequence MMEETVERGTLGCTRRPASAIVRPWLMTWYIIVARFSSGTAWCLRAPRPLPPIPPPRTLTPPLPRAGSCPCSFTWPGASMFRNCTGPAWSSSLHTCLAAFTVMDSTCQVTTIHKGLEQCAALLNVILQAETAEAKPFSVRGAGKTRAAKSRPLCTLGKERVDTERMKQTKRPVTQNAKKTAPVQKTILSSLSYPGMRNDIQSSAGTSEPASDARFNCRLTTPTPSPQRLPPNNTGPSVPLAQPGGSIIGLASVHLGGSTSTAPLASPGAVATSLATAPLTGPVLSLLAAQPGGFVSGVGGPAAQGSSRSCSLHLGAPSVERLDLSAPLSSDSSVSGESGHPISPSCSPSRQGPPVLFSEIHSHSQPHPQSHPQPHPLANTQPQSAPDAPSLGRGGQLVSTQDGGALAREACGHMEGNAGEEEEECPVRDTSAQTSFNIQTHTQLAYTHPHIHKDPVPVQAYLQHTHPGVAPNHTHSYTRMPLALGCKGCSQEGTARQVMTVQYLLGELKALLAGQDGVAERLVCELEQTVSLLPVMVGSSNIQAEIALVLQPLRSENALLRRRLRIVNQQLQERERAEREARDVHCDTDVSALQSELNDAHKSLQELQLANTELRQALVDTQSQLQQSEAECSHISKDVQSALDEVQGCNSRLEECQKENAALALNTQKRETEIHTLQEHLRALQVPVAESPAVTDIPTSRLPLTKRALDQYQDQQGPSDHPVSQYLWSLEQKGCGSVSLPCKGPECNYTHQQDFSVCTPGGQSVCAFADQDVSVCVALERKATPPLAFAPLRETVRSPLPVEGSPLPVMSQRGRGSPLPVMSQRGGGTQGLQSLTVDLESFPQLKSIFSNLHQSNGLCSNGAGHADLSQSHRRRLDMDMASPGKGRNTSLDSTGLSLCEVRSLASDWSAGSSSTFDTRDEQEFRNGLAALDASIASLQRTIKQDLKTHTHTHTHTHTHSEVV
- the LOC106575759 gene encoding uncharacterized protein isoform X2 encodes the protein MPKQGLARHKVISSGRLTGGGRGQGSKKRGAGRPLVTSTEPAYSLYSTDSEDQVTTIHKGLEQCAALLNVILQAETAEAKPFSVRGAGKTRAAKSRPLCTLGKERVDTERMKQTKRPVTQNAKKTAPVQKTILSSLSYPGMRNDIQSSAGTSEPASDARFNCRLTTPTPSPQRLPPNNTGPSVPLAQPGGSIIGLASVHLGGSTSTAPLASPGAVATSLATAPLTGPVLSLLAAQPGGFVSGVGGPAAQGSSRSCSLHLGAPSVERLDLSAPLSSDSSVSGESGHPISPSCSPSRQGPPVLFSEIHSHSQPHPQSHPQPHPLANTQPQSAPDAPSLGRGGQLVSTQDGGALAREACGHMEGNAGEEEEECPVRDTSAQTSFNIQTHTQLAYTHPHIHKDPVPVQAYLQHTHPGVAPNHTHSYTRMPLALGCKGCSQEGTARQVMTVQYLLGELKALLAGQDGVAERLVCELEQTVSLLPVMVGSSNIQAEIALVLQPLRSENALLRRRLRIVNQQLQERERAEREARDVHCDTDVSALQSELNDAHKSLQELQLANTELRQALVDTQSQLQQSEAECSHISKDVQSALDEVQGCNSRLEECQKENAALALNTQKRETEIHTLQEHLRALQVPVAESPAVTDIPTSRLPLTKRALDQYQDQQGPSDHPVSQYLWSLEQKGCGSVSLPCKGPECNYTHQQDFSVCTPGGQSVCAFADQDVSVCVALERKATPPLAFAPLRETVRSPLPVEGSPLPVMSQRGRGSPLPVMSQRGGGTQGLQSLTVDLESFPQLKSIFSNLHQSNGLCSNGAGHADLSQSHRRRLDMDMASPGKGRNTSLDSTGLSLCEVRSLASDWSAGSSSTFDTRDEQEFRNGLAALDASIASLQRTIKQDLKTHTHTHTHTHTHSEVV
- the LOC106575759 gene encoding coiled-coil domain-containing protein 14 isoform X3 is translated as MGAGRPLVTSTEPAYSLYSTDSEDQVTTIHKGLEQCAALLNVILQAETAEAKPFSVRGAGKTRAAKSRPLCTLGKERVDTERMKQTKRPVTQNAKKTAPVQKTILSSLSYPGMRNDIQSSAGTSEPASDARFNCRLTTPTPSPQRLPPNNTGPSVPLAQPGGSIIGLASVHLGGSTSTAPLASPGAVATSLATAPLTGPVLSLLAAQPGGFVSGVGGPAAQGSSRSCSLHLGAPSVERLDLSAPLSSDSSVSGESGHPISPSCSPSRQGPPVLFSEIHSHSQPHPQSHPQPHPLANTQPQSAPDAPSLGRGGQLVSTQDGGALAREACGHMEGNAGEEEEECPVRDTSAQTSFNIQTHTQLAYTHPHIHKDPVPVQAYLQHTHPGVAPNHTHSYTRMPLALGCKGCSQEGTARQVMTVQYLLGELKALLAGQDGVAERLVCELEQTVSLLPVMVGSSNIQAEIALVLQPLRSENALLRRRLRIVNQQLQERERAEREARDVHCDTDVSALQSELNDAHKSLQELQLANTELRQALVDTQSQLQQSEAECSHISKDVQSALDEVQGCNSRLEECQKENAALALNTQKRETEIHTLQEHLRALQVPVAESPAVTDIPTSRLPLTKRALDQYQDQQGPSDHPVSQYLWSLEQKGCGSVSLPCKGPECNYTHQQDFSVCTPGGQSVCAFADQDVSVCVALERKATPPLAFAPLRETVRSPLPVEGSPLPVMSQRGRGSPLPVMSQRGGGTQGLQSLTVDLESFPQLKSIFSNLHQSNGLCSNGAGHADLSQSHRRRLDMDMASPGKGRNTSLDSTGLSLCEVRSLASDWSAGSSSTFDTRDEQEFRNGLAALDASIASLQRTIKQDLKTHTHTHTHTHTHSEVV